One window of Enterobacter sp. RHBSTW-00175 genomic DNA carries:
- the rplL gene encoding 50S ribosomal protein L7/L12: MSITKDQIIEAVAAMSVMDVVELISAMEEKFGVSAAAAVAVAAGPVEAAEEKTEFDVILKAAGANKVAVIKAVRGATGLGLKEAKDLVESAPAALKEGVSKDDAEALKKSLEEAGAEVEVK, translated from the coding sequence ATGTCTATCACTAAAGATCAAATCATTGAAGCAGTTGCAGCTATGTCCGTAATGGACGTTGTAGAACTGATCTCTGCAATGGAAGAAAAATTCGGTGTTTCCGCTGCTGCTGCTGTAGCTGTAGCTGCTGGCCCGGTTGAAGCTGCTGAAGAAAAAACTGAATTCGACGTAATTCTGAAAGCTGCTGGCGCTAACAAAGTTGCTGTTATCAAAGCAGTACGTGGCGCAACTGGCCTGGGTCTGAAAGAAGCTAAAGACCTGGTAGAATCTGCCCCAGCTGCGCTGAAAGAAGGCGTGAGCAAAGACGACGCAGAAGCACTGAAAAAATCTCTGGAAGAAGCTGGCGCTGAAGTTGAAGTTAAATAA
- the rpoB gene encoding DNA-directed RNA polymerase subunit beta — MVYSYTEKKRIRKDFGKRPQVLDIPYLLSIQLDSFQKFIEQDPEGQYGLEAAFRSVFPIKSYSGNSELQYVSYRLGEPVFDVQECQIRGVTYSAPLRVKLRLVIYEREAPEGTVKDIKEQEVYMGEIPLMTDNGTFVINGTERVIVSQLHRSPGVFFDSDKGKTHSSGKVLYNARIIPYRGSWLDFEFDPKDNLFVRIDRRRKLPATIILRALQYTTEQILDLFFEKVIFEIRDNKLQMELVPERLRGETASFDIEADGKVYVEKGRRITARHIRQLEKDDIKHIEVPVEYIAGKVVAKDYVDESTGELICAANMELSLDLLAKLSQSGHKRIETLFTNDLDHGAYMSETIRVDPTTDRLSALVEIYRMMRPGEPPTREAAESLFENLFFSEDRYDLSAVGRMKFNRSLLRDEIEGSGILSKDDIIEVMKKLIDIRNGKGEVDDIDHLGNRRIRSVGEMAENQFRVGLVRVERAVKERLSLGDLDTLMPQDMINAKPISAAVKEFFGSSQLSQFMDQNNPLSEITHKRRISALGPGGLTRERAGFEVRDVHPTHYGRVCPIETPEGPNIGLINSLSVYAQTNEYGFLETPYRKVTDGVVTDEIHYLSAIEEGNYVIAQANSNLDDEGHFEEDLVTCRSKGESSLFSRDQVDYMDVSTQQVVSVGASLIPFLEHDDANRALMGANMQRQAVPTLRADKPLVGTGMERAVAVDSGVTAVAKRGGTVQYVDASRIVIKVNEDEMYPGEAGIDIYNLTKYTRSNQNTCINQMPCVSLGEPIERGDVLADGPSTDLGELALGQNMRVAFMPWNGYNFEDSILVSERVVQEDRFTTIHIQELACVSRDTKLGPEEITADIPNVGEAALSKLDESGIVYIGAEVTGGDILVGKVTPKGETQLTPEEKLLRAIFGEKASDVKDSSLRVPNGVSGTVIDVQVFTRDGVEKDKRALEIEEMQLKQAKKDLSEELQILEAGLFSRIYAVLVAGGVEAEKLDKLPRDRWLELGLTDEEKQNQLEQLAEQYDELKHEFEKKLEAKRRKITQGDDLAPGVLKIVKVYLAVKRQIQPGDKMAGRHGNKGVISKINPIEDMPHDANGTPVDIVLNPLGVPSRMNIGQILETHLGMAAKGIGEKINAMLKQQQEVAKLREFIQRAYDLGTDVRQKVDLNTFSDDEVLRLAENLRKGMPIATPVFDGAKESEIKELLQLGGLPTSGQITLFDGRTGEQFERQVTVGYMYMLKLNHLVDDKMHARSTGSYSLVTQQPLGGKAQFGGQRFGEMEVWALEAYGAAYTLQEMLTVKSDDVNGRTKMYKNIVDGNHQMEPGMPESFNVLLKEIRSLGINIELEDE; from the coding sequence ATGGTTTACTCCTATACCGAGAAAAAACGTATTCGTAAGGATTTTGGTAAACGTCCACAAGTTCTGGATATACCTTATCTCCTTTCTATCCAGCTTGACTCGTTCCAGAAGTTTATCGAGCAAGATCCTGAAGGGCAGTATGGTCTGGAAGCAGCTTTCCGTTCCGTATTCCCGATTAAAAGCTATAGCGGTAATTCTGAGCTGCAATACGTCAGCTACCGCCTTGGCGAACCGGTGTTTGACGTTCAGGAATGTCAGATTCGTGGCGTGACCTATTCCGCACCGCTGCGCGTAAAACTGCGTCTGGTGATCTACGAGCGCGAAGCGCCGGAAGGCACCGTTAAGGACATTAAAGAACAAGAAGTCTACATGGGTGAAATTCCACTCATGACAGACAACGGTACTTTCGTTATCAACGGTACTGAGCGTGTTATCGTTTCCCAGCTGCATCGTAGCCCGGGCGTCTTCTTCGACAGCGATAAAGGTAAAACACACTCTTCCGGTAAAGTACTGTATAACGCGCGCATCATTCCTTACCGTGGTTCCTGGCTGGACTTCGAGTTCGATCCAAAAGACAACCTGTTTGTCCGTATCGACCGTCGTCGTAAACTGCCAGCGACCATCATTTTGCGTGCGCTGCAATACACCACTGAACAGATCCTGGACCTGTTCTTCGAGAAAGTGATCTTTGAAATCCGCGACAACAAGCTGCAAATGGAGCTGGTGCCGGAACGTCTGCGTGGTGAGACCGCGTCGTTCGACATCGAAGCCGACGGCAAAGTGTATGTGGAAAAAGGTCGCCGTATCACTGCGCGCCATATCCGTCAGCTGGAAAAAGATGATATCAAACACATCGAAGTTCCGGTTGAATACATTGCTGGAAAAGTGGTCGCGAAAGATTACGTTGACGAGTCAACGGGTGAGCTGATCTGCGCTGCGAACATGGAGCTGAGCCTGGATCTGCTGGCGAAGCTGAGCCAGTCTGGCCACAAACGTATCGAAACGCTGTTCACCAACGATCTGGACCACGGCGCGTATATGTCTGAGACTATTCGCGTCGACCCAACCACCGATCGTCTGAGCGCGCTGGTAGAAATTTACCGTATGATGCGTCCTGGTGAGCCACCAACTCGCGAAGCGGCGGAAAGCCTGTTCGAGAACCTGTTCTTCTCCGAAGACCGCTATGACCTGTCTGCGGTTGGTCGTATGAAGTTCAACCGTTCTCTGCTGCGCGACGAAATCGAAGGTTCCGGTATCCTGAGCAAAGACGACATCATCGAAGTGATGAAGAAGCTCATCGATATCCGTAACGGCAAAGGCGAAGTGGACGATATCGACCACCTCGGCAACCGTCGTATCCGTTCCGTAGGCGAAATGGCGGAAAACCAGTTCCGTGTTGGCCTGGTACGTGTAGAGCGTGCGGTGAAAGAGCGTCTGTCTCTGGGCGATCTGGATACCCTGATGCCTCAGGATATGATCAACGCCAAACCGATTTCCGCAGCAGTGAAAGAGTTCTTCGGCTCCAGCCAGCTGTCTCAGTTTATGGACCAGAACAACCCGCTGTCTGAGATTACGCACAAACGTCGTATCTCTGCACTCGGCCCAGGCGGTCTGACCCGTGAACGTGCAGGCTTTGAAGTTCGAGACGTACACCCGACTCACTACGGTCGCGTATGTCCAATCGAAACGCCTGAAGGTCCAAACATCGGTCTGATCAACTCCCTGTCCGTGTACGCACAGACTAACGAATACGGCTTCCTCGAGACTCCGTACCGTAAAGTGACTGACGGTGTTGTAACTGACGAAATTCACTACCTGTCTGCTATCGAAGAAGGCAACTACGTTATCGCTCAGGCGAACTCCAACCTGGATGACGAAGGTCACTTTGAAGAAGATCTGGTTACCTGCCGTAGCAAAGGCGAATCCAGCTTGTTCAGCCGCGACCAGGTTGACTACATGGACGTATCCACCCAGCAGGTGGTATCCGTCGGTGCGTCCCTGATCCCGTTCCTGGAACACGATGACGCCAACCGTGCATTGATGGGTGCGAACATGCAACGTCAGGCCGTTCCAACTCTGCGCGCTGATAAGCCGCTGGTTGGTACCGGTATGGAACGTGCTGTTGCCGTTGACTCCGGTGTTACTGCGGTTGCTAAACGTGGCGGTACTGTTCAGTACGTGGATGCTTCCCGTATCGTTATCAAAGTTAACGAAGACGAGATGTACCCAGGTGAAGCAGGTATCGACATCTATAACCTGACCAAGTACACCCGTTCTAACCAGAACACCTGTATCAACCAGATGCCATGTGTGTCTCTGGGTGAGCCAATTGAGCGCGGCGACGTGCTGGCTGACGGCCCGTCTACCGACCTCGGTGAACTGGCGCTCGGTCAGAACATGCGCGTAGCGTTCATGCCGTGGAACGGTTACAACTTCGAAGACTCCATCCTCGTCTCCGAGCGTGTTGTTCAGGAAGATCGTTTCACCACCATCCACATTCAGGAACTGGCATGTGTGTCCCGTGACACCAAGCTGGGGCCAGAAGAGATCACCGCTGACATCCCGAACGTGGGTGAAGCTGCGCTCTCCAAACTGGATGAATCCGGTATTGTTTACATCGGTGCGGAAGTGACCGGCGGCGATATTCTGGTTGGTAAGGTAACACCGAAAGGTGAAACCCAGCTGACGCCAGAAGAGAAACTGCTGCGTGCTATCTTCGGTGAGAAAGCGTCTGACGTTAAAGACTCTTCTCTGCGCGTACCAAACGGTGTTTCCGGTACTGTTATCGACGTTCAGGTCTTCACCCGTGATGGCGTAGAGAAAGACAAACGCGCGCTCGAAATCGAAGAAATGCAGCTCAAACAGGCTAAGAAAGACCTGTCTGAAGAACTGCAAATCCTCGAAGCGGGTCTGTTCAGCCGTATTTATGCGGTGCTGGTTGCCGGTGGTGTTGAAGCTGAGAAGCTCGACAAACTGCCTCGCGATCGCTGGCTGGAACTGGGCCTGACCGACGAAGAGAAACAAAATCAGCTGGAACAGCTGGCTGAGCAGTATGACGAACTGAAACACGAGTTCGAGAAAAAACTCGAAGCGAAACGCCGTAAAATCACTCAGGGCGACGATCTGGCACCAGGCGTGCTGAAGATTGTTAAGGTGTATCTGGCTGTGAAACGTCAGATTCAGCCTGGTGATAAGATGGCAGGTCGTCACGGTAACAAGGGTGTTATCTCCAAGATCAACCCGATCGAGGATATGCCACACGATGCTAACGGTACGCCGGTAGATATCGTACTGAACCCGCTGGGCGTACCATCTCGTATGAACATCGGTCAGATCCTCGAAACCCACCTGGGTATGGCTGCGAAAGGTATCGGCGAGAAAATCAACGCCATGCTGAAACAGCAGCAAGAAGTCGCGAAACTGCGCGAGTTCATCCAGCGTGCGTACGATCTGGGTACTGACGTTCGTCAGAAAGTCGACCTGAACACCTTCAGCGATGATGAAGTTCTGCGTCTGGCGGAAAACCTGCGTAAGGGTATGCCGATCGCAACGCCAGTATTCGACGGTGCAAAAGAGTCTGAAATCAAGGAACTGTTACAGCTGGGTGGCCTGCCGACTTCCGGTCAGATCACTCTGTTCGACGGTCGTACCGGTGAGCAATTCGAGCGCCAGGTTACCGTTGGCTACATGTACATGCTGAAACTGAACCACCTGGTTGATGACAAAATGCACGCGCGTTCTACCGGTTCTTACAGCCTGGTTACTCAGCAGCCGCTGGGTGGTAAGGCTCAGTTCGGTGGTCAGCGCTTCGGTGAGATGGAAGTGTGGGCGCTGGAAGCATATGGCGCAGCATATACCCTGCAAGAAATGCTTACCGTTAAGTCTGATGACGTGAACGGCCGTACGAAGATGTATAAAAACATCGTGGACGGCAACCATCAGATGGAACCAGGTATGCCGGAATCCTTCAACGTACTGTTGAAAGAGATCCGTTCACTGGGTATCAACATCGAGCTGGAAGACGAGTAA
- the rplK gene encoding 50S ribosomal protein L11 — MAKKVQAYVKLQVAAGMANPSPPVGPALGQQGVNIMEFCKAFNAKTESLEKGLPIPVVITVYADRSFTFVTKTPPAAVLLKKAAGIKSGSGKPNKDKVGKISRAQLQEIAQTKAADMTGADIEAMTRSIEGTARSMGLVVED, encoded by the coding sequence ATGGCTAAGAAAGTACAAGCCTACGTCAAGCTGCAGGTTGCAGCTGGTATGGCGAACCCAAGTCCACCAGTTGGTCCAGCTCTGGGTCAGCAGGGTGTTAACATCATGGAATTCTGTAAAGCGTTCAACGCCAAAACCGAATCCCTGGAAAAAGGTCTGCCAATTCCAGTCGTAATCACTGTTTACGCTGACCGTTCTTTCACTTTCGTTACCAAAACCCCTCCAGCAGCAGTTCTGCTGAAGAAAGCGGCTGGTATCAAGTCTGGTTCCGGTAAACCGAACAAAGACAAAGTGGGTAAAATTTCCCGCGCTCAGCTGCAGGAAATCGCGCAGACCAAAGCTGCCGACATGACTGGTGCCGACATTGAAGCGATGACTCGCTCAATCGAAGGTACTGCACGTTCCATGGGCCTGGTAGTGGAGGACTAA
- the rplA gene encoding 50S ribosomal protein L1: protein MAKLTKRMSVIRDKVDATKQYDINEAIALLKELATAKFVESVDVAVNLGIDARKSDQNVRGATVLPHGTGRSVRVAVFAQGANAEAAKAAGAELVGMEDLADQIKKGEMNFDVVIASPDAMRVVGQLGQVLGPRGLMPNPKVGTVTPNVAEAVKNAKAGQVRYRNDKNGIIHTTIGKVDFDADKLKENLESLLVALKKAKPTQAKGVYIKKVSISTTMGAGVAVDQAGLSAAAN, encoded by the coding sequence ATGGCTAAACTGACCAAGCGCATGTCCGTGATCCGTGACAAAGTTGATGCGACCAAACAGTACGACATCAACGAAGCTATCGCTCTGCTGAAAGAACTGGCTACTGCTAAGTTCGTTGAAAGCGTTGACGTTGCTGTTAACCTGGGCATCGATGCTCGTAAATCTGATCAGAACGTTCGTGGTGCAACTGTACTGCCACACGGTACTGGCCGTTCCGTTCGCGTAGCCGTATTTGCTCAGGGTGCCAACGCAGAAGCTGCTAAAGCTGCTGGCGCTGAACTGGTAGGTATGGAAGATCTGGCTGACCAGATCAAGAAAGGCGAAATGAACTTTGACGTTGTTATTGCATCTCCAGATGCAATGCGCGTTGTTGGCCAGCTGGGCCAGGTTCTGGGTCCACGCGGCCTGATGCCAAACCCGAAAGTGGGTACTGTAACTCCTAACGTTGCTGAAGCGGTTAAGAACGCTAAAGCAGGTCAGGTTCGTTATCGTAACGACAAAAACGGCATCATCCACACCACCATCGGTAAAGTGGACTTTGACGCTGACAAACTGAAAGAAAACCTGGAATCTCTGCTGGTTGCGCTGAAAAAAGCTAAACCAACTCAGGCTAAAGGCGTGTACATCAAGAAAGTTAGCATCTCCACCACCATGGGTGCAGGTGTTGCAGTTGATCAGGCTGGCCTGAGCGCTGCTGCAAACTAA
- the tuf gene encoding elongation factor Tu, producing MSKEKFERTKPHVNVGTIGHVDHGKTTLTAAITTVLAKTYGGSARAFDQIDNAPEEKARGITINTSHVEYDTPTRHYAHVDCPGHADYVKNMITGAAQMDGAILVVAATDGPMPQTREHILLGRQVGVPYIIVFLNKCDMVDDEELLELVEMEVRELLSQYDFPGDDTPIVRGSALKALEGEAEWEAKIIELAGFLDSYIPEPERAIDKPFLLPIEDVFSISGRGTVVTGRVERGIVKVGEEVEIVGIKETAKSTCTGVEMFRKLLDEGRAGENVGVLLRGIKREEIERGQVLAKPGSIKPHTKFESEVYILSKDEGGRHTPFFKGYRPQFYFRTTDVTGTIELPEGVEMVMPGDNIKMVVTLIHPIAMDDGLRFAIREGGRTVGAGVVAKVLG from the coding sequence ATGTCTAAAGAAAAGTTTGAACGTACAAAACCGCACGTTAACGTCGGTACTATCGGCCACGTTGACCATGGTAAAACAACGCTGACCGCTGCAATCACTACCGTTCTGGCAAAAACCTACGGTGGTTCTGCTCGTGCATTCGACCAGATCGATAACGCACCAGAAGAAAAAGCTCGTGGTATCACCATCAACACTTCCCACGTTGAATATGACACCCCGACTCGCCACTACGCACACGTAGACTGCCCAGGCCACGCCGACTATGTTAAAAACATGATCACCGGTGCTGCGCAGATGGACGGCGCGATCCTGGTAGTTGCTGCGACTGACGGCCCAATGCCTCAGACTCGTGAGCACATCCTGCTGGGTCGTCAGGTAGGCGTTCCTTACATCATCGTGTTCCTGAACAAATGCGACATGGTTGATGACGAAGAGCTGCTGGAACTGGTAGAAATGGAAGTTCGTGAACTTCTGTCTCAGTACGATTTCCCAGGCGACGATACCCCAATCGTTCGTGGTTCAGCTCTGAAAGCGCTGGAAGGCGAAGCAGAGTGGGAAGCAAAAATCATCGAACTGGCTGGCTTCCTGGATTCTTACATCCCAGAACCAGAGCGTGCGATTGATAAGCCATTCCTGCTGCCAATCGAAGATGTATTCTCCATCTCCGGTCGTGGTACCGTTGTTACCGGTCGTGTAGAGCGCGGTATCGTTAAAGTTGGTGAAGAAGTTGAAATCGTTGGTATCAAAGAGACTGCGAAGTCTACCTGTACTGGCGTTGAAATGTTCCGCAAACTGCTGGACGAAGGCCGTGCTGGTGAGAACGTAGGTGTTCTGCTGCGTGGTATCAAACGTGAAGAAATCGAACGTGGTCAGGTACTGGCGAAGCCAGGCTCAATCAAGCCACACACCAAGTTCGAATCTGAAGTGTACATTCTGTCCAAAGACGAAGGCGGCCGTCATACTCCGTTCTTCAAAGGCTACCGTCCACAGTTCTACTTCCGTACAACTGACGTGACCGGTACCATCGAACTGCCAGAAGGCGTTGAGATGGTAATGCCAGGCGACAACATCAAGATGGTTGTGACTCTGATCCACCCAATCGCGATGGATGACGGTCTGCGTTTCGCAATCCGTGAAGGCGGCCGCACCGTTGGCGCGGGCGTTGTTGCTAAAGTTCTCGGCTAA
- the rplJ gene encoding 50S ribosomal protein L10: protein MALNLQDKQAIVAEVSEVAKGALSAVVADSRGVTVDKMTELRKAGREAGVYMRVVRNTLLRRVVEGTPFECLKDTFVGPTLIAYSMEHPGAAARLFKEFAKANAKFEVKAAAFEGELITASNIDRLATLPTYEEAIARLMATMKEASAGKLVRTLAAVRDAKEAA from the coding sequence ATGGCTTTAAATCTTCAAGACAAACAAGCGATTGTTGCTGAAGTCAGCGAAGTAGCCAAAGGCGCGCTGTCTGCAGTAGTTGCGGATTCCCGTGGCGTTACTGTAGACAAAATGACTGAACTGCGTAAAGCAGGTCGTGAAGCTGGCGTATACATGCGTGTTGTTCGTAACACCCTGCTGCGTCGCGTAGTTGAAGGTACTCCATTCGAGTGCCTGAAAGACACGTTTGTTGGTCCGACCCTGATTGCATACTCTATGGAACACCCGGGCGCTGCTGCTCGTCTGTTCAAAGAGTTCGCGAAAGCGAATGCAAAATTTGAGGTCAAAGCTGCAGCCTTTGAAGGTGAGTTGATCACGGCATCGAACATCGATCGCCTGGCAACCCTGCCGACCTACGAAGAAGCAATTGCACGCCTGATGGCAACCATGAAAGAAGCTTCGGCTGGCAAACTGGTTCGCACTCTGGCTGCTGTTCGCGATGCGAAAGAAGCTGCTTAA
- the secE gene encoding preprotein translocase subunit SecE, whose product MSANTEAQGSGRGLEAMKWVAVAVLLIVAIVGNYLYRDMMLPLRALAVVILIAAAGGVALLTTKGKATVAFAREARTEVRKVIWPTRQETLHTTLIVAAVTAVMSLILWGLDGILVRLVSFITGLRF is encoded by the coding sequence ATGAGTGCGAATACCGAAGCTCAAGGGAGCGGGCGCGGCCTGGAAGCGATGAAGTGGGTCGCTGTTGCCGTGCTGCTGATTGTGGCAATCGTTGGCAACTATCTTTATCGTGACATGATGCTGCCGCTGCGTGCGCTGGCAGTGGTGATTCTGATTGCTGCAGCGGGCGGTGTCGCGCTGTTAACGACTAAAGGTAAAGCAACCGTTGCTTTCGCGCGCGAAGCACGTACCGAAGTCCGCAAGGTAATTTGGCCAACCCGCCAGGAAACATTGCATACCACGTTGATTGTGGCTGCAGTGACTGCGGTAATGTCACTGATCCTGTGGGGACTGGATGGTATTCTGGTTCGCCTGGTATCCTTTATCACTGGCCTGAGGTTCTAA
- the nusG gene encoding transcription termination/antitermination protein NusG, with amino-acid sequence MSEAPKKRWYVVQAFSGFEGRVATSLREHIKLHNMEELFGEVMVPTEEVVEIRGGQRRKSERKFFPGYVLVQMVMNDASWHLVRSVPRVMGFIGGTSDRPAPISDKEVDAIMNRLQQVGDKPRPKTLFEPGEMVRVSDGPFADFNGVVEEVDYEKSRLKVSVSIFGRATPVELDFAQVEKA; translated from the coding sequence ATGTCTGAAGCCCCTAAAAAGCGTTGGTACGTCGTTCAGGCGTTTTCCGGTTTTGAAGGCCGCGTAGCTACGTCGCTGCGTGAGCATATCAAATTACACAATATGGAAGAGTTGTTTGGCGAAGTAATGGTTCCGACCGAAGAAGTGGTCGAGATCCGTGGCGGCCAGCGTCGCAAAAGCGAACGTAAATTCTTCCCGGGTTACGTGCTGGTTCAGATGGTTATGAACGACGCGAGCTGGCACCTGGTGCGCAGCGTACCGCGCGTGATGGGCTTTATCGGCGGCACGTCTGACCGTCCGGCGCCAATCAGCGACAAAGAAGTTGATGCGATTATGAACCGCCTGCAACAGGTTGGTGATAAGCCGCGTCCTAAAACGCTGTTTGAACCGGGTGAGATGGTTCGTGTTAGCGACGGTCCGTTTGCTGACTTCAACGGTGTGGTTGAAGAAGTGGACTACGAGAAGTCCCGCCTGAAAGTTTCTGTTTCTATCTTCGGTCGTGCGACCCCAGTAGAACTGGACTTTGCCCAGGTAGAAAAAGCCTAA